A window of Dysidea avara chromosome 1, odDysAvar1.4, whole genome shotgun sequence genomic DNA:
ACATGTACAATTAATTTTAGATTTAAGTATTACTTCATGAAAAGGTTGTCATGTACAGGGTGTATTTTAACTCTGTAATAAAATTAAGTTTGATAGAATAGTGAAGCAATTCAGACTAAAGATATATTGGTGGACCGCTTCAGTGTGCCCATGTCTGAATTATGGGTTACCACTACTATATATCTTTATTTTGCTACTTTTACTGtaattttgtttcactacttttgattTCTGTCACTAGTGCTAGCTAAACTGTAAGGGCAGGGCAGCCGACTAAGGCAAAGTTAATTGGACAAattgtttgtggtaatgcgcAAACGCAAAAAGCCATAGACTATGCAGAGAATTATCTGTGCTTTAAATCtattagcttgtcacaactctAGTTGCTTGCCACCACATGATTACTCTTACGCGGAGCACGGGTTACACTGTCTCCTTTCTCGCTAAATAGCTCCAAAATTATACGCCACAgaacatcaaaatttggtacagaCATCGTGTAAACGTCACTCTGCAATAGTACGCTTTGAATTTTCACGATTCATGCTTGATGGAGTTGTTGGCCAATGTTGTAGTCCGCAGGTGTgtgttttcactactttccataTTGTTATCAGTAAAGAGTAAGGCGTAGAATTGTTCTACgaggtgagaaatggttgggCCCTAGTTTGTGTGCTTTTTTCAATCCATTAGAAATTGATTTTATTGACAGTGAAAATTTTTTTTGGTAGAACAGTTGTATTGATATGCGATATGTTGacatatcgtggcttgttaacatggctgacaatcaaattattgtacattgtgattaaacttaatatgtaatgcttctcaaagaaagAATAGCTCACTTAAAAAATGACATAGACCATTGTTTAGACTCTACTTTGTATTGTGCAATGtatcgctgtatcgtgatacaccagaggcaatataatATATCCATACATCGTACACACTGTGTGGTTACAACTATAATAGCTACAGTCAACTATTTTGAAACTGATACAATTGCAATttgtacaagtagaaggaaaaatttggaattcaaGCTCAGTTagtgatcatagaaataaaagtaaagaaacaagggaagtcagatatactagtggacattaatctgTAGTTGTTACTGGCCATAACTGAATTGTCCACtacagtggaccctcagttatccgaacaccttgattatccgaatgctaaatgtgactgttctgttcTATTAcagaaaatgactgttctattagagtagttgaacgaagctctgtatataaatcaatgggcttcagttatccgcaCATGTTCACTTATCTTTGGctaactataagaacaaagctgtttggataactgaggatccactgtagtatcatacagtgtgatagTAACTgcacattagggatcatggaggtttgggcttttctgacaAAAAAATATTACCccaaaatcagcctcacaatgcCTTCATGATGTCTTAGTAGTATTGTTGATGTACAaataagcccaaaagtgtcttcagaatgGCCAAAATCACTTTAGATaagctgctacagaattttaaatttcttgcctgatgccttcagacaagtgtaacttgaaaaCTGATAAGGCTACAGGGGTTGACTTtttactgttcgacgttgcttcagctggacatgtgccttttggaatgccacagtacgtacagtgcattcttcatggacttacgagtatcctcttttgtgtcccatttatcttgctcacagcaaaaggtgtcgattcgtgCTAGTGAATTAAGTGTCTGTGATATTCATttctgatttgtacagcaatatAATAGTCCTTGTTAGCTTGATTTATTGATGAATAAGGGTGTGGTAAATATGGATACCAGATGTCAGTTTAGTGGTTGTAGTGTTTCCCATTCATGTAGAAGAATGAATGCCATGTAGATATTCATTCCAGACCGATTCATCTGCTTGAtgccttgtattgtgacttcctgtgttggtctggtgtgtCTTTTTGTTTGATGTCTGAACTACAtgtaattagtggccagactggGTGGCCAAAGGAGGCACTATATACCCAGAAATTTTTGAGGAGATGAAACTTTCATGAGTAATGACAGCTTCATGAAATGTAACCATGAGATATTTGAGATGCACAGCTATTACCTTAGCAAACTAAGGAATGCTTTCTAGACTTTTGTGAATCAAAAAtgcaaaaattatattttacatgCTTTCgcaaaagtttcatccctcaaaaattggctgtagagtagtgatgtgcgatatatcggaAAAATATCGATTTtgcgataattttgtcgatattgttatcgtatcgattttcgatactgctttagcagattaaAGGTAATACTTTGCGATgattatcgaaatatcgaagaatatttcgataaatctacagcatttagtatgtgattgcgcaatcacgctagaaatgaaggttggttctgtactatctagccactttaaaaatttgtctaccagtttcctaggcttattattagtttaatGCAATAGTTAGTGTGTAAATtttatttcaagcatatttataaatatcggacgcccacgcaattacaccacccacacaattaaaaattatcgaaaatcgtatcgaaatttcgatatttaccccaatatcgtatcgataacatatagaaataaaaatcctgatatcgcacaccactactgTACAGTACCTTGCCATGTTACAACCTTTTCATATTTGATTTGTAACACTAGTAACAGCCTTTTGTCTACCCGCACACCATACTACAAATAGAATTGTATGTCAACTGATGATGCAGGTAACTATTTTTACTTGAATAATCTATTTCTTCTGTATGTAGATACAGCAATGCAGAAAGCTTCTCTACGAGCTATCTAATACTTCACTGGATCATGATCCTCCTTCAAAGAAGCCTGAAAAGTGGAGAAAAGCTTGTTCAACGGTTCTGGTCATAGATGTATGTATATGTCTTTTTGTAACCATTATTGGTGTGGTTTATGAGCTAAGACAATATATGTTGCTAGGCAATTTTCACGATAGTAAatactatatatgcatgttAGTTATGTTCCATGAATTGACACTTGCATTTTCTTTACTCTTAAGTTGCAAAGAAGACAGATACTACAGATACTGTTTGATAGTTGGTTAATAGCACAAGTTTTATCACTGTTTAGCCTCCTAATGTCTTACAGTATTTAGCAgacaatgcatgcattgtaaacACACCTATTTCTTTGCTTGTAGTACAAATTGCAGGTAGTTTGACAATGGCTCTATTTAAGGTGACATGGGATTTACAGTGTAATTGTATGCATTCCTGCTTACTACATGTATTACGTATGTAGGAAACTGCGTATTGGGCAAAAATATGGAAAGTGACGCAGATCATTATTATGCTTTACTTAAAGTAGTCATGATACAGACAGTTTGACGTCTCCTGTTTAGACACTATTTTACTGTGATGGCCCCTAGCTACTGCTTGTGGATCATGCTTCTAAAATTGCATGTAAGTGGTATACACCAAGAGTTCGTACTACATGTATGTAAGGGAAGGGTTTATAATGTTATGACCATACTTAAAAGATATTTGCGTGGTCTTGTTATAGATTGAAAAGCTTGATGAGAGGCTAATATATTTTTTATCAGCTCTACCTAATGAAACTTTTGGACATGTTAGGAAAATTTTTGACCTTCATGCCCAGGGAGAACTGAAAACAATCGCAAGATCAAAGAAAGGAGCTAAAGGTCAAGTACCAGATTTGCCTGGTTCGTCTTTTAAACCATTCCGTGGTTTAGATCAAGACACCTTATGCCAATTGATGGCAGACATTAGCTCAAAAAAGCTGACATTTAGAGAAGCAGTCAGCAAGTGTAGTGACATCAAGGCTATTCAAAAAGTTAGAAATTGCTTTATGAAGGTCACTGGCTGTAAAACGTGGGAACAAGCTGAAGAAAAGTATCCATGTTATACATCATCGGAAAAGCTGGAGCCATTTAAAAGTTTAAATTGTTCAGGGGTTGAGACTCCAGCACAGCTGCTGCATTTTTGTAAGAGAGCAATGGAATTCCCTTGTCCTGTTCAAGACTCTGGAGTGGTTGTTGATCACGAAAATGTGTTCCTGATACAGAATTCTAACAGCAGCGGACTGTTATGGAAGACAAAATTATGCGATGCTACCCCTGGTGCCTTGAGGAATTGTTTTGCGCAAGTAGGAAAGAGCGGATTCCCAGGATTTTCCCTATCTTTTTTGGATTTTACTGGGATGGAGCTAGATATGGTATTGTGAACATAAGGCTATAATAGCAtgtaattatgtgaccggatctgagATTTACCTGTTTGCACAAACCTACTTTACAGTAGAATTAAACATAATGGGGCGAGATATGTCAAAAATCCATTTCAGAGTGCTTGCTTCAATATTGTAATGGAAAAATGGCATtgttgtacactgtatgtatttcCCATAGCAAAAAAAAACCTTTGTTTCATGTCGATTCTTTAGAAAAGACAGAAGATACGAGCTCTTCTTAGTTTTTTGCCAGTCGTAGGAAGACAAAAATTGTCTAGTAATAGCTTTGGTAGTGACTAGTGAGTGTGAAAGCTAAATCAATACATTCATTTAATACTGCATGCTCTGATGCTttaagttatggccatttttattGAGCATCTCTGGTTTATTTTCGTAATATCACTTTACACATCGATTTTGTTACTGTTACCACTTTTGTAGTATTGCAACTTCTAAACTAAAACCTTTATTAACTATTGTTTTGgtaatgtacagtagtaaaAGAATTGTAATAAAATTGAATTCAAAAACGTGAGATGCTTACAGATCCGATCACATATAAATGTGATAACAATTGTCATAAACTTTTCTTCTTTAGGTACAACAAGAAGCAAAGCAGGCATTACGTGTGCTACGGGCATTAAACTATAATGATGGACTGCAGCATTTTTACGTCATACTGATGTGTGACTTGTCAGTTATTAGTTACCTTGCTGATAGCCTGCATGGCTCATATGACAAGCTGGATTATGGAGCATGTGGATTATCAGAAGAGAATGGTACGTATGTACTTATAGATTGACGATGTGGAAGTATATTGATGTACCATAGTCCAGTCACAGATCTTTTGtaaaccacgcccacttattgagATTACAAGCAGATGTtaagccatgcccatttatcagTAGTTGCATGTATTACAATCTGTATAGCATGAACCCAAGTTGCTTACTGTTTTGCGAGCTTACATGAAACCACGGCCCACTTATTGTATAAGTCATATCATAgcctagtcttgcagcaggtcATTACtatgtgagccatgcccactttgtTATCAGGAATGTGTAATTGAGTGTGTACTCAGTGCAGCGTTCTGAAATTTGTAGGTATGCagagagccacacccactatagTTGCTCGATTGCTCAACATGCTGATCCAGCACCTGAAACGTTGCCTCAAAACATATTTCTGAACACACACCCCAGTTTTCACTAGTCCGGGTCAGCAGTTGATGCATTTCACACTAAACATTGTATCTATTTATATCTGACTATAAAAATGAATGAAATCTACTTTAATGCAATTGTTAACATTTCCTATTCTAATTATCTTGCACTTGTTCAACCTTTTAAAGTTTGCGTGTATATTtataatataatttatgtatgtattatagtaTTTGTATGTGAATCTAGAACATGGTGCAGGAAGTAAGCAGCATACAACCATTGGATTGTTGGTGACTACCGTAGGATCACCATCTTTTCAAGCCAACAAACCAAATTTCTTTACCCACAAGAATGACGCTTACGTCACTGATTCAGCCACTGGTAGAAAAGTCTGTGATAATCAAAAGCCAGTATCATTTTATAATGAGATGATGGAGCTTCTTTCTGCTCAAGATGACTGGATTTTGAGTGCACCAACAGGAATTGGTATGTATGCATATGAGAAAATGTATGTAGTATAGAACACCACATATTTTAATTGAATTAAAATTGCCATAAAATTGATTATTGTGTCATGCACACACCAACAGCTGGCCTTCGAGTGGGCATATGTCTGATGGTTTGGGAAAAACCATGTGTGCTTGTCTGTCCACGCATGTACGTGACCAACTTCAAGGTACGGAATTATAGTTTACAATCTTATATACCATTTTTTGTTGCATGTAGGGTGTGTGGTTGCATTTAGGGGTGTGGCCTCTGCTTAATGGAGCTTGCTTATGGGATCATTGCGATGCAACAGATGTTTTAATAACTATAAGAAACAATATAGTAGGCCTTGTAAGCTTCCAGAAATATGGGATGTGTTCCCTATGAATATGTATGAAAATGAACACCAGCCTTGAGACTTTGTCTAGGAATGGTCTGGATAGACATCCTTGaaagttttgattgtggatCAGCAGCTGACTCTATGTCTGGTTATGATAGACAAATCTTAAAAATATCGAATTTTGATTACACAAATTTAATGTTTATTCAATGCTGTTGAATCATATATGGCATaatcacaaaattttctaaaGGCCTTGAAGGGTAAGCTTTCTTGTAGAGTTGTTAGTTGGTGTCGTTTTGTGTAGAATGGCAATTTTGTGTTATCAATAATGTATGTGTGGTCTGTATATATTCGTAAAATAAGgactgaaatttcagttcttAAAAATATAAGGGCTGAAGATTCAAAAGGAGTTATAAAAAAGgagctgaaatttcagttcatGACTGAATTTTTAGTTCTTAAAGTAAGAACTGAAAGTTCAGTTCTTAAAAAAAGGAGCTGAAATTTCAGTTGAGgactgaattttcagttcttaAAAATAAGGAATGAAATAAAAAAATGACTGAAATTTCAATTCTTAAAAAAAAAAGCAATTTTCACTTCTTACAAATTGAAATTTCAGCTCTTCAAATAAGgactgaaatttcagttcataGAATTTTCAGTAACAGTTCCATAGTCATAATATGTTTTTAGGTGAACATTTGTTTCCACATGTAGGAAGCGCTATGATAGCTGGAATAACTGGTAGGAGAAATGTGTGTACAGTGGAACACAGTGATGTTAATTTTATACAATCAAAAATTAGAGTAGTTAAAGAAGTGTCAAAGCCTGTTCAGACTACAGATGAGACTGAGACTATTGCAGAATATGACAATGGCACTTCATAATCAGTGttttaaaacttttttttgtgtgtatattaGGCTGCTTATAAATTTGCACTCCTTTTGTTAATGCTGTAGTATTGTATACACTTTTGTGTGCTGTATGAAATGCTGTTTGTTTTGAATACTGAAATTTGTATGCGAAATTTAGAGACCTGCAAAATATTAGAAAATAATGCAGTGTTTTTAAcactttttttttgtgtgtgtattagGCTGCTTATAAATTTGCACTCCTTTTGTTAATGCTGTAGTATTGTATACACTTTTGTGTGCTGTATGAAATGCTGTCTGTTTTGAATACTGAAATTTGTATGCGAAATTTAGAGACCTGCAAAATATTAGAAAATAAGGCATTATTTTCAGCCAATATAATAGAAAGTAGTAATTGCCAATATATAATAGATCTTGTTataatataattgtattatctatgatttaaTAGATATAACACAGGATATACAGTATGCACATATGCATGATTCCAAGAGATTTCCATCTTAGAAATCAAAGGGGATTTTCCTTAAACCTTTGAAACCTCCTCCCTATGTTGTTTAAATATGTTATCTCTACAAATATAAGCTAGATAATTTTGTTAGTAGAAGcagtagtatcatacagtacgatggataagagatcatgaaggtttgggccagaaatatcaccctaaaaccagcctcacaataccttcatggcactttGGTAGTATCTGTTAGGTATATtcaaacccaaaagtgtcttcggtatgacctgaaacactcccaaaaagttgctacgaaattttaattttttcttatttagtggaattttctactgactgactgcctgactgataccttcagacaagcataacttgataatagctaaggctacaggcttgattttatcactgtttgatgtcatttCAGCCAGACAAATCCCTTTCGGCATACTGCaatatatacaatgcatgcttcatagAGTtacttgtgtcccatttatcatTGCTGTCTCGTTGCAACTAAAATTCCAAAACTATCCCAGACTTGTATGGTGTTGTCTACTAACACAGGCAGAGTGCTCAGCCCAAAAGACTGTGACAGACTGGTACTGTATCTGAACCTGCCCAAATCTGACAAGTGGGGCATTTCTCAGATTATCACCTTCTTACAACAGGTCTGCCACATATGTTCTATCATTCAATATTTCAACTGTTTGTATGCACTTGTATAGTTGAATGTGCAGTGTACAGCAAGTCTTTGTATgtagtacatacatacgtatgtaaaGTAGCAACAACGTGAACACAAATCACTCAATAATCAATTGTAATCAAACACACAAACATCATAATGTTATAACCACAATACAAAACCACAGTAAGCCATATATGGATACAAAAATGACTACTACAAATTAACATGCTAATGTAATTACACACTTCCCCCTTGAAGAAAGACTAAAAGTAAAACAGATGGAAAAGACAAGGCAGAGAGCACAAAGGCACATTTCGGTCCTCAGTTTTCAGTATCTCCATATTGCTCCACGGACTTCAGAATGCATCCACTTCAAGTTGTAATAGTTGAAAAATTGTAGCACTAGTGTGGGAATCTTTGTCATCTAGGTGAACGAAGAGCGGTGGGCTCTACGATTGATCACTGCCATCACCCACCAAGGTCTCCAGCAAGGGATACAGTTGATTGACATGCACTACTTTTGTGGCACTACCTTTCTGAATGACTACAGTTAGAGGACTCTTGAGCTTGGTGGCTTTCCATGGGCCTGTCCAGCGAGGATCCTGTTTTGGTGCTGCCGGGTCTTGCAAGAGCACTTTCTATCCTATTGATAGTGTCATGTGTGCCACAGTTGTATAAATGTTGTTGATCATGTATTGATTTGACAATGTTTACATCTATCATCTCCCTTAACTCTAATAATTTGTTCTGAAGTGATATGCTGTAAGCATAAGGGTAAAAAATGGCAGTTCTGTTTAGAGTTGGAAGGTGAAGAACAGGAGGGTTATGGTTAGTACCAAAAAAGATCTCATAAGGTGGCAGACCCGTTAAGGCATGTCTGCTAATACAATAAAAGAAGAGTGCTAGTTGCAGATGGTCTTCTCAATCATTCTCTTTGTCTACCAGTATTCTAAGTAGGTTGAGCAGGGATCTGTTCATTCT
This region includes:
- the LOC136265218 gene encoding uncharacterized protein; amino-acid sequence: MPRAQLWHFLPASEELSDGSGVYVGFGKKVHRKYGTLTRGSLIKRENSDGVVCLVATFSKESQPRMLDITKFDWTVNDFCKMFKSSGSEERFIQIFDEALKSQESIVNEDSSLSGPSNKRQCLIEVASHQARAREAAEKAGLNKEFEDTGIDLETLTYHQGNFTLPVKCLEPPPEEWLVRKCSKNIVDQLKQEMVDNMCTDVQPILCIVQLKRDETFNPLVKEGYKYNTIGGNHSRQALQELLSEKPELKSSKQFTHRTCSVYSAMDTILVRRLANKHNRAATHVHEITTMDWIQQCRKLLYELSNTSLDHDPPSKKPEKWRKACSTVLVIDIEKLDERLIYFLSALPNETFGHVRKIFDLHAQGELKTIARSKKGAKGQVPDLPGSSFKPFRGLDQDTLCQLMADISSKKLTFREAVSKCSDIKAIQKVRNCFMKVTGCKTWEQAEEKYPCYTSSEKLEPFKSLNCSGVETPAQLLHFCKRAMEFPCPVQDSGVVVDHENVFLIQNSNSSGLLWKTKLCDATPGALRNCFAQVGKSGFPGFSLSFLDFTGMELDMVQQEAKQALRVLRALNYNDGLQHFYVILMCDLSVISYLADSLHGSYDKLDYGACGLSEENEHGAGSKQHTTIGLLVTTVGSPSFQANKPNFFTHKNDAYVTDSATGRKVCDNQKPVSFYNEMMELLSAQDDWILSAPTGIGSAMIAGITGRRNVCTVEHSDVNFIQSKIRVVKEVSKPVQTTDETETIAEYDNGTS